GTTGAGATTGCTGTGGAAaatcttgactggcctgcacagagccctgacctcaatcacatccaacacctttgggatgaattggaacgccgactgtgagcaaggcctaatcgctcaacatcagtgcccgacctcactaatgctcatgtggctgaatggaagcaagtccctgcagcaatgttccaacatctagtggaaagccttcccagaagagtatatatgttaatgcccatgattttgaaatgaaatTTTCGACGaacacttttggtcatgtagtgtatcattaTATCTAACCACTATCTTACCGGAGTGTTAAAAATGGGAGTTGTTTCAGAAGGGTTTTGGTTCGAAGTTCTAACTTAAAACCCCATGTAATACGTCCTTTGGTAGGCCTATCTACCTAACTATTAACAAACAGTACGTCATGTACTGAGCATCCAGCTGTCTGTTTGTGAGCTTTCTGCTGAACAACATTTGGGCATGGGTCTGACTGAGCACAATAAGACCTTTGGACCCCCACACCATTTTTTTGTGAAGCTTACACGAAGTGTCTCTATCAAAACACTTAACTGTCAGAATCAAATTTCTTGACAGACTGTAATTAGTAAAATGACAGATGTATACACGATTAGATTTATACATGACATGTATATGTAGGAAAACTGCAGTCACTTATGCAGTGTAAACTGAGCTGACCCAGGAATACATGTACAACCAACAAAAAGGCACATCAACTCAACGACATCAAATCAATAAACCAATCCCAGTTGCATTATTAAATTAATGTAGGTACCCAATCGGCACATGAATCTGAAATAGAATcacaaataaaataacaaaaaaacaaacgAAACAtatcaaaacaaaataaataaatatatatgttaTTTTTCTTACCACTGACCAATCCCCTCCAAAATGCCAGGAGAACACAGGAAATAATGACTTTCATGGTTACAGAAGAGAATAAGACAGACCAGTGCTGGATGGAAGCAGATCCAAGGACTTAATAATGTTTTTGACAATTCTGGAGTTCCTCTGGCTGGCGTGTTTTTACGAAATTGATTAGGCTAGACTAGAGCAAGGTGAAAAATTAAGAAgcctataaaaatatatatatatattgtggtgTTTGTTGGACGGGAAAAGCCAGAGTTACAAAATAAGTGTGAATGTAATGACTGCATCCCGTCCACCCACACGTGAACATTGAAAAGCTTAATCAAACAGAGGCGCTTACCCCCAAAAGACAACGAAGTACATGAATCATTAATGAAATGTAGCGTAGATCAACTCAACTGAGTGCTACTCTATTTATGAGACCCGGTAATACGCCTGATCACCACTGGACGTCAGTAGAATCCAGGTTGCAACTACAGTAGACTGTTTTTCCGTTGAAAAGTGAAACTACTAAGACAACTTAGTTCAGACAGAAGCCAGTCAAGACGGCGTGAaggtaaatatatatttatcttACATGCATTAACATTTCGGCTAATCAAATCGTTGTGAATAAATGTGTTTGCAAATTTAAAAGAGAAAATGTGAACTTTGATCACTGTTTGGGCAATACGCTTTGAGCTGTAACTTCGATCGATTACATAAAACTGTCCTGGAATCCTCAGGCTTCATTTCATTTTGTGTGGCTCGGCCAAGCGAACATGGAATGCGACAGTATAGCTTTctctacagcacagcacacacgcaACCAATCGCATACCGacaccagtggcggttctagaccttTTCAACTGGgtgggccaagctggggccagttgtactgttagaggggccagttacattagacgttattgttgtcatatcgttttcttcactgcattgcaggcattagcaggcaaaagaccatgttcataatcatcgtcgttgccactgtctaataaaggatgtaaaaaaagaacgatagcaaaaatgagttatgtaaaaattatttcatactccacatttaggggggccacaagggggttcaaaattgttgtcacaggggcactggcccacCCTGCCttccccagaaccgctagtgaccGACACTAGATATGAACTAAATAGGCTACAATCAATCGACCACCAACAGGCCTAATGTAGCAGATGAATGTGATTTATCACATGGTTTTTAATGACGTGACATCTGTAGTACTCTACATGTGTTTACAGAGCCTCCTATGACATAAACGTTAAACAGGACTTTAGGATAAGTACAGAAGAGTATTAGGGCCAAgtgaagagaaaaaaaataaatcacCGGTGGTGGTCAAGGGTGTAACTTTGTGTTGCAAATTGGGGGGTCCAGGTCAATGGGTTCCAGGGTCAACACCCTTCTAGAGGGGTCATGCCCCCCTGGGAGGTGAAAGTAATGATAATAAATGCGTGAATTCTGAAGGGGAAATACATCCAAAACTTTCCTGATAATTGTGTCAATATATTCCAACCACaactgtttaggccccttgctttttaaaatgttttagtaacgacatgccactgactttgagtaaagccagagtgtctatgtatgcagatgactcaacactatacacgtcagctactacagcgactgaaaggactgcaacacttaacgaagagctgcagttagtttcagagtaggtggcaaggaataaattaGCCCTAACTATTTCTaaaacttaaagcattgtatttggaacaaaacactcactaaaccataaacctcaactaaatattgtaatgaataatgtggaaattgagcaagttgagatgactaaactgcttggagtaaccctagattgtaaactgtcatggtcaaaacatattgatgcagtagtagctaagatggggagaagtctgtctaaaataaagtgatgctctgccttcttaacaacactatcaacaaggcaggtcctacaggtcctagttttgtcgcaccttgactactgttcagtcgtgtggtcaggtgccacaaaaaaggacttatgaAAATTGCAATtgactcagaacagggcagcacggttgGCCCTTGGATGAACACAGAGAgccaatattaataatatgcatgtcaacctctcctggctgaaagtggaagagagattgacttcatcactacttttatttatgagaggtattgacatgttgaatgcaccgagctgtctgtttaaactactggcacacagctctgacacccttacataccccacaagacatgccacaagaggtctcttcacagtccccaagtccagaacagactatgggaggcacacagtactacagagagccatgactacatggagctCTACTCCACATCAAGtcactgacgcaagcagtaaaattagataaaaaaacagataaaaaaacaccttatggatcagcgaggactgtgaagcaacacaaacattcacacacacacacacacacacacacacacacacacacacacacacacacacacacacacacacacacacacacacacacacacacacacacacacacacacacacacacacacacacgataacatacgcactatacatacacatggatttagtactgtagatatgtggtagcggtggagtaggggcctgagggcacacagtgtgttgtgaaatctgtgaatgtattgtaatgtttttaaaatggtataaactgccttaattatGGGGATCCATAATCAATACAAACTGAAGAACCAATCATTTTGGTATTACTTTAAACTGTTGGTCTAACTATCAGTTCAGGAAGTAACCACTATTGGCTACTATGAGAAAGTCAGTTCTGGGGTCCATTCAGTTCGATTGAACGTTTTCTACATTGCATAATGGGTTGTACTGAAACACTTTTCCTCAAAATGTTCTTCAACGTTCTTGAAAAGGTAGCCTATGTTTGCTTCGTTTGGTGGGTGTGGCTTGAAACAATGAGTGACGTATTTGAAGGGCCCCTGTGTATtttgaacccacaacccaaccTCTTATTTTTCAACTGGTCGTTCAGAAAGGCACTGTTTCCGTTGCATTACTTTTTTTTGTACTGAACGCAGCTCTAGTGACTTTTATATTCCAAAATTAATGAAAATAAAATTATGGTGAACCCATTAAAATATAATTTTCCACTCCAAAAATTTGCCTAACGACATATTGCTCCTTTTATTCAGGCTGGCGTGTTATTTAGCAATAGCACCTGTAGCCCAACTAATGTAGCGtagtggctataaataaataggctgaagcatggggttgcaCATTTGTATTTGTGCTAATCATTAGCTAGattttctttaacctttatttaactaggcaagtcagttaagaacaaattcttatttacaatgacagcctaccccggccaaagccagacaacgctgggccaattgtgcgccgccctatgggactcccaatcacagccagatgtgatgcagcctggatatgaaccaggtactgcagtgacgcctctaacactgagatgcagtgtcttagacccaCAGCTTTCTAAAATTTTTTGCCCCCCTTTCATCATGGGGGAACATCATATGCCCCTCCCCCCATGCCCCTTAAACTCCCCACAAAAATAGAATACATTTTACTCATCAAGAAACAGTACGTACAAAAAAAACAGCTTACTGCTGTGGAATGTCAGGTGCATCCCTATCAATTATGACTAGGGTGGGACAATTTCTTTTGTAGATTTTCTCAATTGAAATAAAATATCAAGTTGGTTCTGGGAGTATTCTTAGAGTGATTATACGGTTGCATAAACATGAGTGCTTTCCCCCCACAATTTTTGGCATTCACATTTTTTTTCTAAACATAACTAAGGAGGATAAGTTGCTGCCGCTGGTCAGAGTCTGAGACAGGCATGCTGCCTCTGACTGGGGAGAGAAACAGGCATGTTTGAGCCTACTTCTCAAATGATGTAACCTAATAGAAACCAGTTTTTTAATAGTTTATAATACTACCAAAGTTGTCTTTCACAAAATTGAGCCCAATATAACTGTTACCAATTATCCCTCATTTTGAGAAATACCGCTCACACGCGAGATGCACATCTCATTACTTCACAATAGAAACTCGCCGTTTGAAAAATATCCTTTTCTATATAATTCTTATTCGTGCTTATGAATTTACTGTACTTCTTTATTTGTTACATGCCAGCTCACAGAATTAAGGGTTTgttaagaagagagaggagagagagagagagaaaaagaggagctATTGCTCCGTTCTCCTTACAAGCCTTGCACAACTTTTTTTCCCTTCACAAACAATGGCCTCTGAGGACCGGGTCATACCATACCAAAAGCATAATTGGCGGCAGTAGAACAGTGTGTAAAGCCACAGAAAGCCAGTAACTATGGTGGGAATTTTTTTCTCCCAATCCATCAAATTCATCATGGTATTATTGAGAGGGTCAAATTGGCCTATCTCTAATATTAGGGGgtcttgacccccccccccgcaAGTTACGCGACTGGTTTGGTACTTGGATTATTTTTTGTTGCACAGATAAGTGCTTGAAAAACTCGAAATTAAACTTCAAGAATAAAGTCAAAATATTTTGATAATGAAGTCCAAATTTAATTTTGAGAATAACGTTACATTTTTGAGAATAAAGTATACCTTTTGAGAACAAAGTCGCAGTTATATTTCAAGATGAAAGTTGAAATGCCTTGTGAAATTCTACTCTAAATTCTACTAAAAGCATTGGCTTTAGTAACAAGGTTTCCAAAGACTAAACCAACCTGGACTCAGGTGTAGACGTAACATGGTAAATGGAAATCCGGAACACGCCCATTAGTTTGATATGTTTCGTATAGTATGTATTAATTTATGAATCTCCATCatacatttcgtatgatatgttacaaattgcaattcgtatgatatgttacgaatttcaaTTTGGTGTGGCTAGGGGTTAAGTTTacggttaggagttaggttgaagggttaaggttaggggaagggttagctaacatgctaagtagttgcagaATAGCTAGTaagtagttgctaattagctaaaatgttagttgtccgtgatgagatccAAACACGCAacgtttgggttgctagacgtttgcgtTGTACGCCCACCAATCCACCCCAACCAATTTTGCTTAAGTAtcattctgtcttatgtaaccataccaaacgtactgtaacatatcatactaatttgagtgtcttggatttacatttactatgtcaCGTCTAGTCTATGAAGCCAGGCTGACAAAACATACCGTAATGGCTAAAGCATCTATGCAGCCATTTATTGCAATACCATATGGTTTCACTTTGTCAAATTAGTCTATATGCCATATCGGCGTCGTGTGTGCCTAAGCTTCACGCCTTGAGAATTGAGTGATCAGCTTGATTATAGATCTTTcgtataatgtcttgtgttactacaaAACCTCTCTGAATTTCATGGAGATGCAACCATCTTTAGTCTTGCATTTATCTATTACCGTTGATTTCACTTTGCACATACTCCAATACCACATCCAGGTTCGTGTGGTTCTTCCTTCTGAAAAGACCCAGTCTGTGACAAAACCTCTTCGAGGTCCTAATACTTTTACACTCATTTGGTTATTACGTGCTAAAAGAGCAAGGATTTCCTTGTTACTAAAACCAATTCTAAAGTATAGTTAGTTGTTCATTAGTTATAATTATTATGTCATTCTTACAGACTTTGGCTTGAACTTTTTCACCGTCTTCTGATGTTTGGTAatgatatatttaagcaataaggccagaggaggtgtggtatatggccaatataccacggctaagggctgttcataGCACGATGCAACGTGGAGtgtctggacacagcccttagccgtggtatattgaccatataccacaaacccttgaggtgccttattgctattataaactggttactaacgtaattagagcagtaaaaatacatattttgtcatacccatggtatacggtctgatataccacagctgtcagccaatcagcattcagggctcaaaccacccaatttatatatatttttatttcaaacCTCCTTCATAGGATGTGTGCTGCTAAAATGACAGAAGGGAGCTTGCATGTGGGATCCTGCAAGGCACCTATGTTTTACAGACAAGCTGAACCGGCCACAGGTGAAGTCCATCTGTCTGTCCTGCTTCTGCACGGCATCCGTTTCTCATCTGAGAACTGGCTCAATATAGGAACACTGGAGACATTGGCCAAAGCTGGCTATCGTGCAGTGGCCATCGACCTACCAGGTGAGCTTCGGTTGTAAATAGTAGTAAGTGAGAATGTATTACTCAATGAACCTCTGACCTGTAACCCCagctctctcccacctccccacCCCCAGGTTTTGGCCAATCTAAGTCAGCAGTAGCCCCCTCTGCTGTAGGAGAGCTGGCCCCTGGTGGGTTCCTGAAGCAGGTGTGTGAGGCACTGGGGATGGGGCCAGTGGTGGTGGTCAGTCCCTCCCTGAGTGGTATGTACTCCCTGCCCTTCCTCTTCCAGCATGAGGCTCTGGTCCGGGCTTACATCCCTGTGGCTCCCATCTGCACTGAGAAATTCACAGCAGAGCAGTACAGCAGCATACAGGTGTGTGTTGAGGGATTATAGCTCTCTGCTCTTTCTTTTCTGTCGTTGgtttctctttttttttattattattttttttaacctttatttaactaggcaagtcagttaagaataaattcttattttcaatgatggcctaggaacagtaggttaactaccttgttcaggggctgaaCGACAGATTTGTCCCGCCCCTGCCTCTTCTGTGGTTGGTTTCTCTTCTGTGGTTGGTTTCTCTTCTGTGGTTGGTTTCTCTTCTGTGGTTGGTTTCTCTTCTGTGGTTGGTTTCTCTTCTGTGGTTGGTTTCTCTTCTGTGATTGGTTTCTCTTCTGTGATTGGTTTCTCTTCTGTGGTTGGTTTCTCTTCTGTGATTGGTTTCTCTTCTGTGATTGGTTTCTCTTCTGTGGTTGGTTTCTCTTCTGTGGTTGGTTTCTCTTCTGTGGTTGGTTTCTCTTCTGTGATTGGTTTCTCTTCTGTGATTGGTTTCTCTTCTGTGATTGGTTTCTCCTCTGTGGTTGGTTTCTCTTCTGTGGTTAGTTTCTCTTCTGTGGTTGGTTTCTCCTCTGTGGTTGGTTTCTCTTCTGTGGTTAGTTGCAAACATAGATTTTTCTCCTACAAAACATGCCTTGTGTTTCGGTGCTCTGTGTGACTTTAGTCAGGATTCAATCCGAACGCGGGTTGTAGACAATGCCGCTTTCAAAGGCAATTTCCTTCAAAAGCTGCGTCGTATACAACCCGCGCTCAGATTGAATCGCGGCCATTGTATGTGACACCGGGTAACATTTGAACTAACCACCTCCACTTTCATTCCAGACTCCATCTTTGATTGTCTATGGAGACCAGGATGCTCAGCTTGGAGAGGTTTCTCTAAACAACCTGAGGAGCCTGGCCAATCACAAGGTTGCGGTGATGAAAGGAGCAGGACATCCGTGCTATCTGGACGACCCGGCCACGTGGCACAGAGCTCTCACTGACTTTCTCAATACGTTGTGATGTTGTTCAGTGTCTTTGGGATATCTGTCCATGGATGCAGCACTATACGGCCATTCCTATTCCAACACTCCAACATTtagttatataaaaaaaaaaaatcgatacTGTATGTTGTTTGTTAATTTGTCAAAAGCTAGTCTAGATTTATTTTTATCAAAGACTAGCGTGTGGTGTTTTGGAGACCTGTAACTGTGGTTCAGTACAACTCGTTATGCTCTTGTTGATATACTGTACTTGTACTGTGTGTTTGTAGCCTATACAGGATGTATGTACCTGACATGAGTCCTGGTATTACAGATGCAAAAACAAACACCACACAATGAAATGAAGTGAAAAATATGAACATTATTTAATaactgattctctgtaataaacaATTTGAAAATATTTTACAAGGAGTCACAGACACAATATTTTACAAATTTTGccctcttctttttttttttagcttcaTCAGTACAAAAGAATGGAGCGACGTGGACCAATGCCCAGAGAGAGGGAGCTAAATCttccacgcacacacatacactcacacacacacaaaaaaaaatcaaaaatcaaataaaaaacggTTGATTTCAGATCTCAAACTTATCTTTACTTTATTCCTATTTTTTACTTCACTTAAAATTTGACagatttttactatttttattattttttatttttttttacacatttggcAAACATGGTCACATAGcaccagactacagactacagaatCACATACGTGTCTTTCCCACAGAGACGCACCTACACGGACACGGCAAGGGTAAGGAGGGGCAGGGGAGGAGCCACGTGAAGACCCTCCCTTTGGGGCTGGCCGTAAAGCAGACCCCTTCCTCTCACCCCAAGCTGttcctattttattttatttttttggcaAAAAGTACATTTCGCAAACCACAGAAAACAGACCTGTGTCCCTCAGCACAATCTTGTGTCCACTTCGGGGGACACACAGACATACTCATGATTCTTTGACCTTCATTTTGACACAGTCCCATGCTGATCTGTGGAGACCCACTCCCTGAGCTAGCCTCTGACATCCCACAAGGGGGAATAAACATCCTTGGCTTACTTCAGTCTACAGCTGAACATCCCCATCTGTGCATGTGTAGGTATAACTGTTAGTGTTACATGTGAATGTTGCGATCTACAGAGGGACAAACAATTGCTGTGatagaatacaatagaactacaagAGTAATTTCTAAAATGGTGAACCCATACATTGAAAGGAGCCAATTACAGATTCAGAATTTCTTTTTGGCCCAGTCATTGGCCCAGTCATTGAAATAATGATGCAATTACCTAACATTTGTCTTGCCAAAAATGATATTGTTCACTGTACAGTACATTATGTGTGTATTTATGGTTACACAGTAAAGGAGGTTTTGGGGTTTAGGATGTGTCCACTTTAACAAACTGAGACAGCGAGGAGAAGTGGAGGGATTTCAGAGTCAACACAGATTCAGAGTTAAATATAAACTATGAAAGTCCTCCACTCCAACCAGGAATCAAAGCGGCATGTGTACAAGAAACTCACATAACTTTATATAGAAGAACGGACACATGAAAATCTAAACCCCTTCAAATTCAGAGCTCAACATTCTGGATTGGGAAAGTCTTCGGAGAAAAGTAAATATTTGAGAGGCtcattgtgtgtgtatgctgtgtgtgtgtgtgtgtgtgtgtgtgtgtgtgtgtgtgtgtgtgtgtgtgtgtgtgtgtgtgtgtgtgtgtgtaagagcgagAACACTGAATTAGCGCTTGATAGAACACTAAGGCATTAAGAGAGGCTTTGTCACTATGTTGCCTTAGAAACCAAAAAACACTGACATATTAAACATTCTTTTGAACACCTCCGTGAATGTAGCTCCCTCATGACAATATATTGAGAAAACCGGCCAGAAGAAAATGGATTGGATCATTTTTATCTCCATAACTACGTCTGATATAACACTTCTTCCTCATTGGAATTGGAACAACAAACAGCTACGCTACCACAAGTGTCATTcctcatcctctcaggccagttTTAAAGACATTCCCTTTGAGGGTTAACACAAACATACAcccatacacaaacacaaacgcACATATGGTTCAGGCAGAAATGCAACGATAGCAGTCAGGTGGCTCTGTAAAGGTAGATCTGTGGCCAGTTGAGTCGCTTTATACTGATAGTGTAGCTTTATAGATGGCCCTGTAAAGGTACTGTACAGCAACGTTATATGGTGGCAATCATTTAGCCCTGGTACGGAACAGCAGCTAATAGCCACAGCCAATTTGGATGTCTACATTAAGATGCAATATCCTCCTAGTCAATATGGTGtataaagctactgtagatagatagccAATAGACTGGCTCTATAAAAATCGTGTAGCTCCACAGCCATTAGGGTGGCTGTTCTATAAAGGTACTGCACAGTAGCGCTATAGCCAATGCTTTCCAAAACAGTGCACCAAGGCactatgacaacagagagtggctcCTAAATATGGGAGTTTAATGACATTTCacttcaaattgatcagaatGACATGGATTACACaccctgactgcagttcagtcgTCACCATAAGTAGTAGTGACCTTTGCTGTATTTCTTTATACGGGAAATGTTAAGCCCCAATCTCCCAGCAGCAAATGGTCTGAAGTTATACAGCATCTGTCAAAGGTAATACAAGCTAAGGTCTGCCAAAACCCACCCGCATCTAAAATGAGATGCTTACGGGCCTGTCGGAATAGATATTTGTTTATCTGCTGTGGTGGCAACAGGTTATAAGCGCATACAAATACAGTCCTAGGAACATTAGCGGACATGGTGGAGCGGCTGTATGAGGATTGGCAGAGGGCTTAGCTGTCACTGGGGTCCTACATCATCCATCTGTAGCATTGATCAGAAAGGATAGTACTGTATTATACACCACCTACAACAATGAAGCCCAAACGGTCAGACTTTTCAGAGGCTAAATACCGATCCCTAATAAACAGGAGTAGGCAAGTATTGCTTTTTTTTTTGCAAGGGAAAAGTTAGAAGTTGCCTTGTCCG
The sequence above is drawn from the Salmo salar chromosome ssa22, Ssal_v3.1, whole genome shotgun sequence genome and encodes:
- the ab14b gene encoding Abhydrolase domain-containing protein 14B, whose amino-acid sequence is MCAAKMTEGSLHVGSCKAPMFYRQAEPATGEVHLSVLLLHGIRFSSENWLNIGTLETLAKAGYRAVAIDLPGFGQSKSAVAPSAVGELAPGGFLKQVCEALGMGPVVVVSPSLSGMYSLPFLFQHEALVRAYIPVAPICTEKFTAEQYSSIQTPSLIVYGDQDAQLGEVSLNNLRSLANHKVAVMKGAGHPCYLDDPATWHRALTDFLNTL